From the genome of Salvelinus fontinalis isolate EN_2023a chromosome 20, ASM2944872v1, whole genome shotgun sequence, one region includes:
- the LOC129817103 gene encoding protein sel-1 homolog 1-like → MCKGCYTVARIKLGDYHFYGYGTDVDYETAVIHYRLASEQQHSAQAMFNLGYMHEKGLGIKQDIHLAKRFYDMAAEASLEAQVLVFLALCKLRLVYTLQYLHDLNMSEVVSQVDLDQLLGPEWDLYLMTVIALLLGTVIAYRQRQHQAMPSPPPARPPQAQAQPEAQAQTEAQAQPEAQPQQWEIEMEPPKLKNEERNL, encoded by the exons ATGTGTAAGGGAT GTTATACAGTGGCTAGGATAAAGCTGGGGGACTACCACTTCTATGGGTACGGTACTGACGTGGACTACGAGACCGCTGTCATCCACTATAGGCTGGCCTCGGAGCAGCAGCACAGCGCTCAGGCCATGTTTAACCTGGGTTACATGCATGAGAAAGGCCTGGGCATCAAACAG GATATCCACCTGGCCAAGCGTTTCTACGACATGGCTGCCGAGGCTAGTCTCGAAGCCCAGGTGCTCGTCTTCCTGGCTCTGTGTAAACTGCGCCTGGTCTACACCCTGCAATACCTGCACGACCTCAAC atGAGTGAGGTGGTCAGTCAGGTGGACCTGGACCAGCTCCTGGGCCCTGAGTGGGACCTCTACCTAATGACGGTAATCGCCCTGCTGCTAGGCACCGTCATCGCCTACCGCCAGAGACAACACCAGGCAatgccctctcctcccccagccaGGCCTCCTCAGGCGCAGGCCCAACCTGAGGCCCAGGCCCAAACTGAGGCCCAGGCCCAACCTGAGGCCCAGCCGCAGCAGTGGGAGATAGAGATGGA ACCTCCCAAGTTGAAGAAtgaagaaaggaatctgtga